TTGACTAAATTCATGTGGAGGGGACATGATGAAGAACGAGCAAAGTCAATTCAAATTAAGCAAACTCAATTCtccattttattattgttctcCATTTGGGTCtgtttaatttaatcaaattctGTTCATAAGATTAATGTAGCCCAAGAAGAGATGACATACCAGATACAAATATGTTTTCACCCAAAAGTTGTGCTACAAAAATGCTTCCTTTATATACTGTCCATTGAAAACTGCATTCAGAATGGCCTTGATTGCTAATCTTGAGCAGGAGATTAGAGAAttaatgtaacagcccaagcctacgctagcggatattgtccgctttagctcgttacgtatcgtcgtcagcctcatgattataaaacgcgtctactaggaacaagtttctacacccttacaaggaatgttttgttccactttcaactaatgtgggatcatgtttcgtttccctctccaaccaatatgagatctcacaatccaccctccttaggGGTCAACGTTATCGCTAgtacaccgcctagtgtctgcttctgatatcatttgtaacagtccaagttcaccggctagtagatattttccGTTTTGATCAATTACATATCGTTGTaagtctcacggtttttaaaacacgcctGCTAGAAAtaagtttccacatctttataagaaaggttttgtttccctctcttgccgatgtgggatttcacattgattggagaaaagaacgaaacattccttataagggtgtggaaacctctccctaatatatgcgttttaaaatcataaagctgacgacgatacgtaattagtcaaagcggacaatatctactaatagtgggcttggactgttacattgTCGGGACAACTAAATTTTTGGCTATTCAATCCCAAGCCTAGCAAGAGATGTTCTTGAGATGAATGAAGCTACTaatagtgggcttggactgttacatggCTAGCCAGAGATGTTCTTGGGATGAATAAAGCTAGTTATAGCAGTTAAAGGAGCAAGGTTGCAAATCCATAAATAACCATCGTTTCAATGATTTTCTCATCGCCTCCTCGAAAATAAATGGATTAACGACCATCGTCTAACAATGTAATAGTAACATTATTCGAAGTAGAAGTCGATTTATGATCTAACAATGGATCAATATCAGACAACACAAATCTATCCTCATAGAATCCAGGTTGCTTTGGGTGAATCAACTCCATGATATCACTTTCTAACATGGAAAGCACAGATGACATAATGGGTCTATCTTTCGGACGTCCTTGAACACATAAAAGTCCAATATTTATGTATTTCAGTGCttcatgttcttgcatttgaTCACCCATCTCTCCATCTATTAACTTCAAGGCTTTTCCTTCATTCCAAAGCTTCCATGCCTGATACACATGTTCACATGATCATTGCAAAAATCTATAAGTTTTTTCAAGAAGGGGTTGTTTTTCGGTACTTACATGTCCGAGAAGATTCAGTTGATGCTCGGAGTGAAAAAATCCCTTGTTCTTCTTGCCGCTAACTATTTCTAAAACCATAACTCCAAAGCTATAAACATCGGatttgaatgaaaaacaaCCATCTATTGCATATTCCGGAGACATGTAGCCACTGCAAAGTGAAAACGTTATGTCATATCATACgttaaaatcttaaaacataaatcaaaTACATGAGATTCGGTCTTGTTACTTACTATGTCCCAACAACTCTTTGTGTTTTCGTTTCCATTTGATCTTCACCGAACATACGCGCAATGCCAAAGTCTGAAATTTTTGGCTTCATTTCACcatctaataaaatattagcgGCTTTAAGATCTCGGTGAATTATTCGGAGTCTTGAATCTCGATGGAGATAAAGAAGTCCTCTAGCTATGCCAATTATGATATCCTTTCTCATTGTCCAGTTAAGTACTGAACGTCTTTGATCATCTATTTGAATAATCTTAGTCTGTTAAAATCGAACCATTCAAATCTATGAAcgataaaaagaagaaagatcgTCTGATACGAACCAAAAAGGAAGTAGtccaagcttttgtttggCATGTATTCATAAATAAGTAATGTCTCTTCCCTGTGGATGCAGAAACCAAGAAGCTTGACAAGGTTTCGATGTTGAAGCTGGGAAACGAAGAGGACCTCATTTTTAAACTCCTGTTGCCCTTGATGGGAGCTTTCTGCTAGCTTCTTCACCGCAATTTCTTGCCCGGTTGGGAGTGTTCCCTGTAAATCAAAGCTATATGGAGtaataaaagagaaggaacATAGTAACCATGGTACGAAAAAGTAACCGCTCAAGCtcatcactagcagatattgttcgctttggcccattatgtatAACCGTCAATCTCACAATAAAATGCATATATTAGGGAGAAGCACTTCCTAaaaaggaatgcttcgtttccttctccaatcaacatgagatctcacaaaagcTTTTGAAATGgtatattttgtttggtttcatTGTTTAGAAAGCTATGGTCTAAGACGAatgggattgtgagatcccaccgaATCacccaacgaggacgctgggcctcgtgagctcccatatcgattggggaagagaacgaaacactttataagggtatggaaacctctcctagcagacgctttataaaaacattgaggggaagttcggaagggaaagcgcaaaaaggacaatatcggctagcggtgggcttagactgaTACACGGATACCTTATAAACGGGTCCGAAACCTCCTTCTCCAATCTTATTGGAAATGGAGAAATTGTTGGTGGCTGCTTCAATCATCGCAATTGGCATCTCAAGTTCATTGTCATGAACTAGATCCTCAGTGATTGCAACTCCATTATCTGCTAATACTTAGAACATTCAACAACAAAACTTGTGCTGCAAGTGAATGAGGAGGAAAGCTTTACATACCTCTACCTCTTCTTCTTATACTCCTAATGATAAAACAGCTGATTAACGCGAAGAAGATCATTGCTGATATGGTACCCACAACCACCAGAACTGTACGCTTCCCAGTACTCGATTCTAAAATCGCAAACAATATCAATTTTTGTCACAGctgaaaaatgaagagaagcCGCTAGAGTTCGTACCTAATTCTGAAGCGGCCACTCTCACAAAGAGGCTATCTCCAGTTCCAGGATCACGAGCACGTCTAACATCAAGTAATCTGTCAAACCATGTGACGCAGGTTGGCCCAACATTAGGAATTTCCAGTGTGCCATACGCCAAGCAAGAACAATCATTCAAGCATTCCTTCTCGCAATTTTGAATACCCATTTTGATTTTCACCAAGTTCCCTGTTGATTCTGGCAATTTTACGTCGCTTATCTTCTTAAACCCCTCCCCTGCTCTGCAGGTTTTTTCATCCTTTCTCACGCACCCATCTGAAATGTTTTGGGCAGATTTTTGTTCGAACCCATCTAAACAATCGCAATTTGCTAATAAAACAGAATTACAAAGACCAAAATTTCCACATAATTCGTAGTCGTTGCAGCCTGATCCTTCAAACGTGTATAATTTCTTCCATGCTCTGTCCACGCCGTTCCACTCGGAGTGTATTACAAACCCACCTGGATCCAACACAGCTCTCCAAGGTTCACTATTCGGAGAATCATATGAATATGTTATCTCAAAAGAAGCATTATAGATGAAATTCGCTCTCTCAGAGCGAGCTCTGGCAAACCCATCACCAAACCATGGCCCCCCCCTGAAAATCGTCTTGTTTCCTTTACGAACAACAAGTGCAGGAAGCCCATCTAAGTTAACGCCATAGCTGAGTTCTCCAGACGACAAATCGCTTGGATTTTTCCTTGATATTAGCTTTCGGTTCAACCCCGACTTGGAGTCCCACCCGAGCTTCATGCCCGATAACAGAGTATCGAACGGATAATCGAAACTCTGCCACGCATAATCTTGAGACCCTGAATTTGAATCTCTCAGCACCAAATTACCTGAATCCAACAGCTGCGCAACAGGATCTTGAACTGATACAATCGGATTATTCGAAGTCCAAAAAGCTGACCCTGTTTGATTGACGAGAATTAAGTTTCCATCGACATTCAATTTTAGAGTGGCAGAGGAGTTTACAATTGGGTTATCTCTGTTCGCCACCCAAACGACAACGTCGGGAATTTCCTTGTACCGTATTCCTAAATACTTGAAATTGGAGGGCTTTGGGTCAGTGAAGAACCCCAATTCAAACTTGTTGCCGGCTGAGACAATTACTTGGGTGTCGTTAATGGACTGTCCTGCTTTCAAGATGTCGACTGCAATTGAGTGTCCGAAAAACAGAGGTAAAAACAGAGGTATCAAACAGAGCAAACACAAATGGTCGCGCCTGAAGTTGGTcgccattttttgttttcttgcatCCAGGGCTACACTGTCGGGAGCCTCATGTAACCGTACATAATTAGGCATTGACCTAAGCaatcttttaataaattttagaaatatatttattattactaccatcatttaacttattaaaatttaaaaaataaagttaaaaaagtagacaaaaataaataaatacaaaagtgATTAAAGGTTTAAAAGAGTTATAGTTATtatgtatattttataatttatgtaaCAACTAAGTTATAccatatttttgtataatttaagtaataattaatttgatttggattacTCGTCTTAACGTTTTAATGATCAGTCAACACGTCTGatgtattttatattatgaATATCATAGACTTAAAGAGATTGTGATGTGTCGTGTACAAGAAACGTTTAAGTTGACATCTCTACCATTTCAATaaccattttaaatatttattaattattttataatttcttgtttaatatttcaatatttaaaaattttgaattgggttattttttcaatccaactttaaaaataaaattataaactacttattttagtttttaaaatttaacatatttaaaaaacgtAGGTggcaaaatataaaattatcgatgaaataaaaaaagaatcataTAGTTATTTAACAATATCTTAATAGGAgatcatataaaatatatatctgaATTATagatcaaagagaaaaatggtAGTATTCTTGAATTAATTGACCACATGGGTTATTAAAttgattcaataaaatattaaaattgattgttAAGCATCAacaaaacttttttaatacgctataaaaaaaaaaattatctacaTTCAAATTTTCGCACTTACATCCTTGAAAACTATCGACCATCAAATGAGGTAATTGTGATCATGTTTTTCGAGCAAGTTTCAAGATGATGTTGTTCAAATCTCTCGGTACGAATCTCAATTTGGTTGCTGCTACTAAATCCAGGTTGTTTTGGCATCGGAAGACCAGTGATCTCATTGTGAAGCATTGAAAGAATTGTCGTTATATTTGGTCGGTCTTTTGCAAATTCTTGAACACATAAGAGCCCCACATGAATACACCTCAAAATCTCTGCTTCATAATGGAGTTTAGACATTGTT
This genomic interval from Cucurbita pepo subsp. pepo cultivar mu-cu-16 chromosome LG20, ASM280686v2, whole genome shotgun sequence contains the following:
- the LOC111782969 gene encoding G-type lectin S-receptor-like serine/threonine-protein kinase At4g27290, coding for MATNFRRDHLCLLCLIPLFLPLFFGHSIAVDILKAGQSINDTQVIVSAGNKFELGFFTDPKPSNFKYLGIRYKEIPDVVVWVANRDNPIVNSSATLKLNVDGNLILVNQTGSAFWTSNNPIVSVQDPVAQLLDSGNLVLRDSNSGSQDYAWQSFDYPFDTLLSGMKLGWDSKSGLNRKLISRKNPSDLSSGELSYGVNLDGLPALVVRKGNKTIFRGGPWFGDGFARARSERANFIYNASFEITYSYDSPNSEPWRAVLDPGGFVIHSEWNGVDRAWKKLYTFEGSGCNDYELCGNFGLCNSVLLANCDCLDGFEQKSAQNISDGCVRKDEKTCRAGEGFKKISDVKLPESTGNLVKIKMGIQNCEKECLNDCSCLAYGTLEIPNVGPTCVTWFDRLLDVRRARDPGTGDSLFVRVAASELESSTGKRTVLVVVGTISAMIFFALISCFIIRSIRRRGRDNGVAITEDLVHDNELEMPIAMIEAATNNFSISNKIGEGGFGPVYKGTLPTGQEIAVKKLAESSHQGQQEFKNEVLFVSQLQHRNLVKLLGFCIHREETLLIYEYMPNKSLDYFLFDDQRRSVLNWTMRKDIIIGIARGLLYLHRDSRLRIIHRDLKAANILLDGEMKPKISDFGIARMFGEDQMETKTQRVVGTYGYMSPEYAIDGCFSFKSDVYSFGVMVLEIVSGKKNKGFFHSEHQLNLLGHAWKLWNEGKALKLIDGEMGDQMQEHEALKYINIGLLCVQGRPKDRPIMSSVLSMLESDIMELIHPKQPGFYEDRFVLSDIDPLLDHKSTSTSNNVTITLLDDGR